The following coding sequences are from one Devosia neptuniae window:
- the treZ gene encoding malto-oligosyltrehalose trehalohydrolase, protein MFRPDALGAVPFGSGTRFSLWALGHDAAAVEIEGVGTFDLEPVGDGYFSTDIPGIGVGARYWFRIDNGPRVPDLASRCQPEGNDGPSVVVASDFAWSDAGWGGVERRDQVLYELHIGAFTRQGTWQAATSRLAALRELGVTIVQVMPVGTFKGQFGWGYDTTLPYAPFAAYGAPDDMRAFVDAAHACGIGVILDVVYNHVGIGDHYRAYSEHYFTTRYENEWGASFNYDGEGSRAVRDFVTGNAVYWIRDFHLDGLRIDAAQAMFGASEEHILAEITRSVRAAAGGRATYVVVENQPQEHRMIDPPERGGHGMDAMVSDDFQHAVRVAATGHNDFYYRDYLGTPQELVSAVKYGFLYQGQRSDMRDKAYGTYNLATPPEHFVHFLENHDQVANSARGFRLSRLMSPARLRAVTSLLLLGPQTPCLFQGQEFGATNPFLYFFGVSGDDARAVAEGRRKSLTNFPGVADPVMQERLPDPADPATFEASKLDWAEAERHAGILALHRDLLRMRREDPAFSQAGERRVDGAVIGEAALLIRYFTPDPSGHRLLLLNLGRDLQIGVVAEPLLAPADGHRWQVAWSSEHPDYDGAGRRPIDPEKFWILPSDCALVLRSEPRS, encoded by the coding sequence ATGTTTCGACCTGACGCTCTTGGCGCCGTGCCGTTTGGCAGCGGCACCCGTTTCTCGCTCTGGGCCTTGGGCCATGACGCGGCCGCAGTGGAGATCGAGGGCGTCGGAACGTTCGACCTGGAGCCCGTTGGAGACGGCTATTTCAGCACCGACATCCCTGGCATCGGCGTTGGCGCCCGCTATTGGTTCCGCATCGATAATGGGCCGCGCGTGCCTGATCTGGCATCGCGCTGCCAGCCGGAGGGCAATGACGGCCCGTCCGTGGTCGTTGCCAGCGATTTTGCCTGGAGCGATGCCGGCTGGGGCGGCGTCGAACGGCGCGACCAGGTGCTCTATGAATTGCATATCGGCGCCTTCACCCGGCAAGGCACCTGGCAGGCGGCGACTAGCCGGTTGGCGGCGCTGCGCGAATTGGGCGTCACCATTGTGCAGGTGATGCCGGTGGGCACGTTCAAGGGGCAGTTCGGCTGGGGTTATGATACCACCCTGCCCTATGCGCCATTCGCGGCTTATGGCGCGCCGGATGACATGCGAGCCTTTGTCGATGCGGCGCATGCCTGCGGCATCGGCGTCATTCTCGACGTCGTCTACAATCATGTCGGGATTGGCGACCATTATCGCGCTTACAGCGAGCACTATTTCACCACGCGCTACGAGAATGAGTGGGGCGCGAGCTTCAACTACGATGGGGAAGGCTCGCGTGCCGTTCGCGACTTTGTCACCGGCAATGCGGTCTATTGGATCAGGGATTTTCACCTTGACGGACTGCGGATCGACGCGGCGCAGGCCATGTTCGGCGCGAGCGAGGAGCATATCTTGGCCGAGATCACCCGGTCGGTACGGGCGGCCGCCGGCGGCCGGGCGACCTATGTCGTGGTGGAGAATCAACCGCAGGAACACCGGATGATCGATCCACCCGAACGGGGCGGCCACGGCATGGATGCCATGGTCAGCGACGATTTCCAGCATGCCGTGCGGGTCGCGGCGACAGGGCACAACGACTTCTACTATCGCGATTATCTGGGCACGCCGCAGGAACTGGTCTCGGCGGTCAAATACGGCTTCCTCTATCAGGGCCAGCGCTCGGATATGCGCGACAAGGCCTATGGCACCTATAATCTGGCGACGCCGCCGGAGCATTTCGTGCATTTTCTTGAAAACCACGACCAGGTGGCCAATTCGGCGCGGGGCTTCCGACTATCGCGCCTGATGTCCCCGGCCCGGCTGCGTGCCGTAACCAGCCTGTTACTGCTGGGGCCACAGACGCCATGCCTGTTCCAGGGGCAAGAATTTGGCGCCACCAATCCATTCCTCTATTTCTTCGGTGTCAGCGGCGACGATGCCCGCGCCGTTGCCGAGGGGCGGCGGAAATCGCTGACCAATTTCCCCGGCGTTGCCGACCCGGTAATGCAGGAACGGCTGCCCGATCCGGCAGACCCGGCAACATTCGAGGCCAGCAAGCTCGACTGGGCCGAGGCCGAACGCCATGCCGGCATTCTCGCCCTGCATCGCGACCTGTTGCGGATGCGGCGCGAAGACCCCGCCTTCTCGCAGGCCGGCGAAAGGCGGGTCGATGGCGCGGTGATTGGAGAGGCTGCCTTGTTGATCCGCTATTTCACGCCTGACCCCAGCGGTCATCGCCTGCTCCTGCTTAATCTGGGGCGGGATTTGCAGATTGGCGTGGTCGCCGAACCGTTACTGGCCCCGGCCGATGGCCATCGCTGGCAGGTGGCCTGGTCGAGCGAGCATCCCGACTATGACGGCGCTGGCCGGCGGCCGATCGATCCCGAAAAATTCTGGATATTACCCAGCGATTGCGCCCTGGTGTTGCGCAGCGAGCCCCGATCGTGA
- a CDS encoding ATPase domain-containing protein, protein MAKNKKATVASTGILGLDEILRGGLPASNLYILQGAPGSGKTTAALQFLRAGLENGESCIYVSLSQTAAELNAIATSHGWSLDGIRIEELSASDAVNSAADQTIFQTAELRLDETRRAIEAAIEEHKPDRLVYDSLLEIRLITGDTPRFRRELLGFKAFLAKRNVVALLLDTQTSGPDRNGEEVEGIAHGVIRFDKSLEEYGSVRRRVEVSKMRGVPVADGYHDMAIREREGVVVFPRLVPGAASETVKPQLIKSGVDALDEMFGGGQESGTTTLVIGQSGTGKSTMSSLYATAALKRGESVALFLFEERLETFFRRSEGLGMDLRQFHRDGQLIIHDFNPNEISPGEFGQIVQRVVEENKTRVVVIDSFTGYLNSLPHREKAVRDIQTLLKYLARAGVLTMLIVAQHGLLGQNLGIDVDVSFLGDTVLLLRIVEHDGRLRRNITVVKKRHGPHDLDVRELFIQSSGVTVVPYNPLPET, encoded by the coding sequence ATGGCCAAAAACAAGAAGGCAACCGTCGCCAGCACGGGCATTCTCGGTTTGGATGAAATCCTGCGCGGCGGCCTTCCGGCCTCCAATCTTTACATTCTGCAAGGCGCCCCCGGCTCGGGAAAGACCACCGCGGCGCTGCAGTTCCTGCGCGCCGGCCTCGAAAATGGCGAGAGCTGCATCTATGTCAGCCTGTCCCAAACCGCCGCCGAGCTCAACGCCATTGCCACCTCCCATGGCTGGAGCCTTGATGGCATCCGCATCGAGGAGCTGTCGGCCTCCGACGCCGTCAATTCAGCCGCCGATCAGACCATTTTCCAGACCGCCGAATTGCGGCTCGATGAAACACGGCGCGCCATCGAAGCGGCGATCGAAGAGCACAAGCCCGATCGGCTGGTCTACGACTCGCTGCTCGAAATCCGCCTGATCACGGGCGACACCCCGCGCTTCCGTCGCGAACTGCTCGGCTTCAAGGCCTTCCTCGCCAAGCGGAACGTTGTCGCCCTGCTGCTCGACACCCAGACCAGCGGCCCCGACCGCAATGGCGAGGAAGTCGAAGGTATCGCCCACGGCGTCATCCGCTTCGACAAGTCCCTCGAGGAATATGGCAGCGTGCGCCGGCGCGTCGAAGTCAGCAAGATGCGCGGCGTGCCCGTTGCCGACGGCTATCACGACATGGCCATCCGTGAGCGCGAAGGCGTCGTGGTCTTCCCTCGCCTCGTCCCCGGCGCTGCGTCCGAAACGGTCAAGCCGCAATTGATCAAGTCGGGCGTCGACGCACTCGACGAAATGTTCGGCGGCGGCCAGGAATCGGGCACCACCACGCTGGTGATCGGCCAGTCGGGCACCGGCAAATCCACCATGTCCTCGCTCTACGCCACCGCCGCCCTCAAGCGCGGCGAGAGCGTGGCGTTGTTCCTGTTCGAGGAACGCCTCGAAACCTTCTTCCGGCGCTCCGAAGGCCTTGGCATGGACCTGCGCCAGTTCCATCGGGATGGCCAGTTGATCATCCACGATTTCAACCCCAACGAGATTTCCCCCGGCGAGTTCGGCCAGATCGTCCAGCGCGTGGTCGAGGAGAACAAGACCCGCGTCGTGGTGATCGACAGTTTCACCGGTTATCTCAATTCGCTGCCGCATCGCGAAAAGGCGGTGCGCGATATCCAGACGCTGCTCAAATACCTGGCGCGGGCAGGGGTGCTGACCATGCTCATCGTGGCCCAGCATGGCCTGTTGGGTCAAAATCTGGGCATCGATGTCGATGTGAGCTTCCTGGGTGACACCGTCCTGCTGCTGCGGATCGTTGAGCATGATGGCCGCCTGCGGCGCAACATCACCGTGGTCAAGAAGCGCCACGGCCCGCATGATCTGGATGTCCGCGAATTGTTCATCCAGAGTTCGGGCGTGACGGTGGTTCCCTATAATCCGCTGCCAGAGACATGA
- the treY gene encoding malto-oligosyltrehalose synthase gives MIAPRASYRLQLNKHFTFADATALVPYLDDLGVSHAYLSPVLKARPGSTHGYDTVDHGQLNPELGPFEDFRRLARTLQTRGMGIILDFVPNHMGVGGADNALWLDVLKHGPASRYADWFDINWHSARPGMEGKLLVPFLGATYAESLAAGYLRLKPDGEGFAVWAHDGDKLPIRPEDASALLQHHGSAGAVITTHTGQAGHAESWSALDSLIATQHWRLVHFSTGADEINYRRFFVNSDLAGIRVERPDVFAHVHALIFSLIEEGLVDGLRIDHIDGLLDPKGYLETLRARCPRPIYLVVEKILAPHEALRKDWPIDGTTGYEVGAQLIRVLTRGAGEPAVSQNYAAFVGEVTPLHEEIYHCKLRVMDNELAAELAALARYFAAIAWSEAATADLSEAGLRRALREIIAQLQVYRSYADHTGMTARDRREIGYAVARARRQQKQIQPMLFDFVGAVLGGTLGAAYDPRAIARAVGRFQQYCGPVMAKGFEDTALYRYNRLVALNDVGAHPDRFALSVAAFHDSNRRRQANHPISMLATSTHDSKRGEDIRALIAAIADAPDLWATAVAEWRAMLAVDGRDTIHPNDLYLLFQLLLGGWPVSGDADDLCARLQGAMVKSLREARLRSDWGVNDTAYEAAVTGFVEQALVNDRFLASFQASSAPLRQTGQRKALIQAALKLTIPGVPDIYRGAEDWEQSFVDPDNRRPVDFAALARRLAQPLPGRDDKLILTQSLLQLRRRLSGLFSEGSYEAVDCGPDVLAFRRRLGADELVVLADLSLGHDAGLPTIADLPTIYGSAAGPVWIMAGKR, from the coding sequence GTGATCGCGCCCCGCGCCAGCTACCGGCTGCAGCTCAACAAGCATTTCACCTTTGCCGATGCCACGGCGCTGGTGCCTTATCTCGACGATCTGGGTGTCAGCCATGCCTACCTCTCGCCCGTGCTCAAGGCCCGGCCCGGCAGCACGCATGGCTATGACACGGTCGATCATGGCCAGCTCAATCCCGAGCTTGGTCCGTTCGAGGATTTCCGCAGGCTGGCGCGGACCCTGCAGACGCGTGGCATGGGCATCATTCTCGATTTCGTGCCCAATCACATGGGGGTGGGCGGGGCCGACAACGCGCTCTGGCTCGACGTGCTCAAGCATGGGCCCGCCAGCCGCTATGCCGACTGGTTCGATATCAATTGGCATTCGGCCCGACCGGGTATGGAAGGCAAATTGCTGGTGCCCTTTCTCGGCGCGACCTATGCCGAGAGCCTTGCTGCCGGCTACCTGCGGCTCAAACCTGACGGGGAGGGTTTTGCCGTCTGGGCACATGATGGCGACAAGCTGCCGATCCGGCCAGAGGACGCCAGCGCGCTGCTGCAACACCATGGCAGCGCCGGTGCGGTCATCACCACCCATACCGGTCAGGCCGGCCATGCCGAAAGCTGGTCGGCGCTCGATAGCCTGATCGCGACGCAGCATTGGCGGCTGGTGCATTTCTCGACCGGGGCCGATGAGATCAACTACCGGCGCTTCTTCGTCAATAGTGACCTGGCGGGTATTCGCGTCGAGCGCCCCGACGTGTTCGCGCATGTGCATGCGCTGATCTTTTCGCTGATCGAGGAAGGGCTGGTTGATGGCCTGCGCATCGACCATATCGATGGCCTGCTGGACCCCAAGGGATATCTGGAAACGCTGCGCGCGCGCTGTCCACGCCCGATCTATCTGGTGGTCGAAAAAATCCTCGCGCCGCATGAGGCGCTGCGGAAGGATTGGCCGATCGATGGCACCACCGGCTATGAGGTCGGTGCGCAATTGATCCGCGTGTTGACGCGCGGTGCGGGCGAGCCGGCGGTGAGCCAAAATTATGCGGCATTCGTTGGCGAAGTGACCCCGCTGCATGAGGAGATTTACCACTGCAAGCTGCGCGTGATGGACAATGAGCTGGCCGCCGAACTGGCGGCGCTAGCCCGGTATTTTGCTGCCATAGCGTGGTCGGAGGCGGCTACGGCCGACTTGAGCGAAGCGGGCCTGCGCCGGGCCCTGCGCGAAATCATCGCCCAATTGCAGGTCTATCGCAGCTATGCCGACCATACTGGTATGACGGCGCGCGACCGGCGCGAGATCGGCTATGCGGTTGCTCGGGCGCGGCGGCAGCAAAAACAGATCCAGCCCATGCTGTTCGACTTCGTGGGGGCCGTGCTGGGTGGAACGCTGGGCGCAGCCTATGATCCCAGGGCGATTGCGCGAGCGGTCGGCAGGTTCCAGCAATATTGCGGTCCGGTCATGGCCAAGGGTTTTGAGGACACCGCGCTTTATCGCTATAACCGGCTCGTTGCGCTCAATGACGTGGGCGCGCATCCGGATCGGTTCGCGCTGTCCGTCGCCGCATTCCACGACAGCAATCGGCGGCGGCAGGCCAATCACCCCATCTCGATGCTGGCGACCTCGACGCATGACAGCAAGCGCGGCGAGGATATCCGCGCCCTCATCGCCGCCATTGCGGATGCGCCGGACCTGTGGGCTACGGCGGTGGCGGAATGGCGGGCCATGCTGGCGGTCGATGGCCGCGACACCATCCATCCCAATGACCTTTATCTGTTGTTTCAGCTGCTGCTCGGCGGCTGGCCGGTTTCGGGCGATGCCGATGATCTCTGCGCGCGCCTGCAGGGCGCCATGGTCAAATCGCTGCGGGAGGCCCGGCTGCGCAGCGATTGGGGTGTCAATGACACCGCCTATGAGGCCGCGGTGACCGGCTTTGTCGAACAGGCACTGGTCAATGATCGCTTTCTCGCCAGTTTTCAGGCGAGCAGCGCGCCGCTGCGCCAGACCGGCCAGCGCAAGGCGCTGATCCAGGCGGCGCTCAAGCTGACGATACCAGGCGTGCCCGATATCTATCGCGGCGCGGAGGATTGGGAGCAGAGCTTTGTCGACCCGGACAATCGGCGGCCGGTGGATTTTGCTGCCCTGGCCCGGCGGCTGGCGCAGCCATTGCCCGGACGGGATGACAAGCTGATCCTGACGCAGAGCCTATTGCAGTTGCGTCGCCGGCTATCTGGCCTGTTCAGCGAAGGCAGCTATGAGGCCGTGGATTGCGGCCCCGATGTGCTGGCGTTCCGCCGCCGGCTCGGTGCCGACGAGCTTGTGGTGTTGGCCGATCTTTCCCTAGGGCACGACGCGGGTCTTCCCACCATTGCGGACCTGCCGACTATCTATGGA
- a CDS encoding response regulator has translation MTARRPLRIFYLEDNSLIVFHVEALLEDMGYVFAGSLSSFADLKRNFPQLQMDAALIDIDLADGRTGPDAAIWLKQRGIPSLFVTGQDATAKANAAAVLGIIRKPIEPEQLSSQLLLLETALGS, from the coding sequence ATGACCGCGCGCCGCCCGCTTCGCATCTTCTATCTCGAAGACAATTCGCTCATCGTCTTTCACGTCGAGGCTCTGCTTGAGGATATGGGCTATGTTTTCGCCGGCTCGCTGAGCAGCTTTGCCGACCTGAAACGCAATTTTCCTCAGCTGCAGATGGACGCCGCCTTGATCGATATCGATCTTGCCGATGGCCGCACCGGTCCCGATGCCGCCATCTGGCTCAAGCAGCGCGGCATACCATCGCTGTTCGTCACCGGCCAGGACGCTACCGCCAAGGCCAATGCCGCTGCCGTGCTGGGCATTATCAGAAAGCCGATAGAGCCCGAACAATTGTCCAGCCAGCTCCTGCTGCTGGAGACAGCGCTGGGGTCGTAG
- a CDS encoding sensor histidine kinase, giving the protein MTGPARTAIGELDWVLILAPYRQDGLYMETLLAERGLPVGRCHDDADLPGWLEKSPGAIVATHEALTPGVIAAISSYLEHQPDWSELPIIVLLDRAAAQHRIRAELGAAWPRSRHLFYQRPMAALELVSGIQAALLARLRQRDVRDHIERETALRLELNHRVKNILASVSSMFQMTLRGARSAEQLAEDFSARLIALSKVHSVVFESGGEAVSLKTVVDITLSPYRQDGGSRVAAKGPDITLSRDAGTTLALCIHELATNAIKYGALSLPDGRVDLDWRIVSAEGEAFLVIEWSENGGPPVSPPSRSGYGTKYMRSALGSLFGEPPNIVYAPSGLHCTIRGALSRLSPPDPDESKGARP; this is encoded by the coding sequence ATGACCGGACCGGCGAGGACGGCCATTGGCGAGCTCGACTGGGTGCTGATCCTGGCGCCCTACCGCCAGGACGGCCTCTATATGGAAACCCTGCTCGCCGAGCGCGGCCTGCCGGTCGGGCGCTGTCACGACGATGCGGATCTGCCCGGCTGGCTCGAAAAGTCGCCGGGCGCCATCGTCGCGACCCATGAGGCGCTGACGCCCGGCGTCATCGCGGCCATTTCCAGCTATCTCGAGCACCAGCCCGACTGGTCCGAATTGCCCATTATCGTGTTGCTGGATCGCGCTGCGGCCCAGCATCGCATCCGCGCCGAACTCGGCGCCGCTTGGCCGCGATCCCGGCATCTGTTCTACCAGCGGCCCATGGCGGCGCTCGAGCTGGTCAGCGGCATCCAGGCCGCGCTGCTTGCCCGGCTCCGCCAGCGCGATGTACGCGACCATATCGAGCGGGAAACCGCGCTCCGGCTCGAGCTCAATCACCGGGTCAAGAACATCCTCGCCAGCGTGTCCTCGATGTTCCAGATGACGCTGCGGGGCGCCCGGTCAGCCGAGCAACTGGCGGAGGATTTTTCCGCCCGGCTCATCGCCCTGAGCAAGGTGCATTCGGTGGTGTTCGAATCCGGCGGCGAGGCGGTATCGCTGAAAACCGTGGTCGACATAACACTGTCGCCCTATCGCCAGGATGGCGGTAGCCGGGTTGCCGCGAAGGGCCCCGACATAACCCTTTCCCGGGACGCCGGCACGACCTTGGCCCTGTGCATCCACGAGCTGGCCACCAACGCCATCAAATATGGCGCCCTGTCGCTCCCCGATGGCCGGGTCGACCTCGATTGGCGGATCGTTTCCGCGGAAGGCGAAGCTTTTTTGGTCATCGAATGGAGCGAAAACGGCGGGCCACCCGTTTCGCCGCCGTCGCGCTCTGGATATGGAACGAAATATATGCGGTCGGCTCTCGGCTCGCTCTTTGGTGAGCCCCCAAACATTGTCTACGCCCCGTCCGGGCTGCACTGCACCATTCGCGGCGCCTTGTCCCGGCTCTCCCCGCCCGATCCTGACGAAAGCAAGGGTGCTCGTCCATGA
- a CDS encoding helix-turn-helix domain-containing protein has product MNKVTRLDGWSSPIVQSVTHTRFTEDGSMLMRPDGCWDFAILKSADSTIVLRTGLTTSAVTHHYTAGDEILSIAFKASSYMSLMPGEQMRDKGTVLETIGRDRFWLGTDVLEIPTFDTVDGFVHKLTRHSHVEDNSLVASVVSGHPMAMSERTMQRHFLKTTGLTYKTFTQVERAQKALALLQQGRPAADVAFALGYADQPHMIRSLKAIMGVTPSRLACD; this is encoded by the coding sequence ATGAACAAGGTCACGAGATTGGACGGCTGGTCGTCGCCGATTGTACAATCGGTGACCCATACACGGTTCACCGAAGACGGCAGCATGCTGATGCGCCCGGACGGATGCTGGGACTTTGCCATTCTGAAATCCGCGGACAGCACCATCGTGCTGCGCACCGGCCTGACGACATCAGCCGTAACCCACCACTACACGGCTGGCGACGAGATCCTTTCCATTGCCTTCAAGGCCAGCAGCTATATGTCGCTGATGCCGGGCGAGCAGATGCGCGACAAGGGGACTGTGCTCGAGACCATTGGCCGGGACCGGTTCTGGCTCGGCACCGACGTGCTCGAAATACCGACTTTCGATACGGTCGACGGTTTCGTGCACAAGCTGACGCGCCACAGCCATGTCGAGGATAACAGCCTCGTTGCCTCCGTCGTCTCGGGTCATCCCATGGCCATGTCCGAGCGCACCATGCAGCGGCACTTCCTCAAGACCACCGGCCTCACCTACAAGACCTTCACCCAGGTCGAGCGCGCCCAAAAGGCACTGGCCCTGTTGCAGCAGGGGAGGCCAGCCGCCGATGTGGCCTTTGCCCTCGGCTATGCCGATCAGCCGCACATGATCCGCTCGCTCAAGGCCATTATGGGTGTGACGCCCAGTCGGCTCGCCTGCGACTGA